In a genomic window of Styela clava chromosome 11, kaStyClav1.hap1.2, whole genome shotgun sequence:
- the LOC120347992 gene encoding E3 ubiquitin-protein ligase HERC2-like: MFGFGKGAILDYYHPKCQLLSPESVALEDPNIKKIVNGNFNSYVLLSDGTLHEYLLDTEESSKVVKREVLKAVKIVNVFAGGDHAFAIDEQSIIYAWGSNSQGQLGLLKDVNTIQVPTQLDIFTTKKVVHVACGQSHSLILLKYGEVYSVGDNKHGQLGLRNKRPVTEPTIIDSFEGLPVILLAAGGWHSFCVTISGRVFSWGKNDHGQLGVGDFVGHASPKLMELSTEDPVAYISAGDNHSAILTRKGEMLTFGLNSSGQLGHGDSNNTSVPKPVEEFKGSVVTQIACGNNNTVAFVPGCGQVFTFGNCEHGQLGLGKLVEKVQTPEIVNGSWSSKHEEAIVSVFRICSAGNQTYILTSNIPDSSPSDFRAIGDEVGVVKFEKVFCSTLENVKDETDIISVINSKSCWNSSFADLNQVTNHYHHGVHLDQASEVLKLICGCKFSETIMKYLFEMLRSLDTDPPDLDAIRLYITLPMVFEHMEDSVQKLEMIRFFFIKLSHMEKVVWKVLERWYKSSEVAFVNIVHLGKALMLDNLRYLFLTGGDAGLRCQNVMKILNSHNEISKITSYKAFHLSLTEQFIKSNLEVVRILLLKYPFLGDAKSKATLLLLDAKNRKNKANFRERIDIMFGQFLPFLGLPPKIRISVNRSSLVADSVQQLQNVENLSRPFHVQFQGEEGIDDGAINKEYFMLILPELLTNYELFSGNDDSNYLWFSTSYIDAKEPLYNLVGKLCGIALCNNTVVNANFPLVLYKKLLGQEPDLDDFKEFEPTFGNSLQQILDFEEQEDQTVEEVFELTLVSSKGVPLKPNGHEIPVTSVNRDEYVRLCVNYVVNKSVEKQFSSFQNGFSKACSGEIFDIFRPEELMEMVVGKQDFSWEEVKASMDAFSVSDEFSEVCEWFWEVLLSFNDEEKEQFLIFLTASNKVPVSGFKFEIQQIEANDKLLPIAMTCYNILQLPVYSSKVVLEDRLNLAIQCKGFHLKMIDSMLACGNGALVDSLGRKQDVTSLEKLSIAGDGIKNVALTRDNAYILYHDGTIRAYVAEKDTHADNELLNVIKDIKTLNIHAGVHGQVFVIDENGKAYAWGCNDHGQLGLTDADDFVSLPMSVPFTNKKKVVQVACGNTHTLILLKNGDLFSMGDNEYGQLGLKNKCPVKEPERITTLENVPILRIAAGGWHSFCLSLSGILYSWGRNNFGQLGVGDFMDHSSPLIIKMSSKLPIAYVSAGDYHSALLTRDGQMFSFGLGAFGQLGHGVPCNNESKPKQVEEFSGSVVTQIACGQNHTVAFSPDCKQVFAFGSCSDGQLGIGIKKDKIPDPMMVNIPQSSDENGNNKVKQVFAGGIQTVVLLEKSVGADILQQKDFRILDSDQHILTLDENYCKIISKLPRNSEMPADIEQKLISIISSQKCLTGSFHLEVVRNEVVSRSFDFDKVETLLSQIFESKNEAVEKLIVKVLCDNVLSRRPKDDPDTESLKYFLLMPFLISPIKCVVSRAKCFFLFIRKLVTMKAKYWGELSSWYKTSSSVFSALVKLCCIHIADGLLKKFEVSSDAAQNELNLVKKLHKLNCKHHIIPFDEFYLPVKFSLEFLNEQMRQKKQNKTPLIFSCPFLFNIGVKKDLLSCDLSHALPFYIFPVYSELIVNRENVFEDAIKQLDFIKDPALKLYIVFEGEEGMDYDGLTKEFFRLVFQEICQPSSGLFIEDEKSRMMWFTNNTDETKYYYVGMLCGLALYNTAIMDYPLASMMFPLALYKKLQGVEINLDDFKQIFPSFGNSLQKLIDSEEIVQDKHKYHFVSNSGEPLKKRGQHLAVTNSNKNEYVKLQVDYVLNKSIKKQFDSFKKGFEKVCTSPVMKLFRPEELMRVSAYKKKLNWKKLQKNAVIHPLSDTFKQVCDWFWEIVHHMTEEDKAKLLIFLTGTDIVPLKGMKDKLKIYEKFDDEGNPNDALLPVVQTCFLTLELTLYSSKEVLEERLRVAMNCKTFGIL, encoded by the exons ATGTTTGGGTTTGGGAAAGGTGCCATATTGGATTATTACCATCCCAAGTGTCAGTTACTCTCGCCTGAATCAGTTGCGTTAGAAGACCCAAACATCAAAAAAATAGTGAATGGCAATTTCAATTCATACGTTCTATTGTCTGATGGAACTCTTCATGAATATTTACTAGATACAGAAGAAAGTTCAAAGGTCGTAAAAAGGGAAGTCCTGAAAGCAGTCAAAATAGTAAATGTTTTTGCTGGCGGTGATCATGCGTTTGCAATCGATGAACAAAGCATAATATATGCATGGGGTTCTAATAGCCAAGGTCAGTTGGGCTTGCTAAAAGATGTTAACACTATCCAGGTACCTACACAGCTTGATATCTTTACTACAAAAAAGGTTGTTCATGTTGCATGCGGCCAGTCACATTCATTGATACTGCTCAAATATGGTGAAGTATATTCTGTGGGTGATAATAAGCATGGACAACTTGGTTTACGAAATAAGCGTCCTGTTACTGAACCAACGATAATAGATTCGTTTGAAGGTTTGCCAGTAATACTACTTGCAGCTGGTGGATGGCATTCATTTTGTGTCACTATATCTGGCAGGGTATTTTCTTGGGGGAAAAACGATCATGGCCAACTGGGTGTAGGTGATTTTGTTGGCCATGCTTCTCCAAAGTTGATGGAGTTGTCTACAGAAGATCCAGTTGCTTATATTTCAGCAGGTGATAACCATAGTGCAATTTTAACAAGGAAAGGAGAAATGCTGACTTTTGGACTTAATTCCAGTGGACAATTAGGCCACGGTGACTCGAATAATACATCGGTTCCAAAACCAGTTGAAGAATTCAAAGGCAGCGTCGTTACTCAGATTGCATGCGGTAATAATAACACTGTCGCGTTTGTTCCTGGTTGTGGACAGGTTTTTACCTTTGGAAACTGTGAACATGGTCAGCTTGGTCTTGGAAAATTGGTTGAGAAAGTTCAAACTCCTGAAATTGTTAACGGTTCTTGGTCATCGAAACATGAAGAAGCTATTGTCTCTGTTTTCAGAATATGTTCTGCAGGCAATCAAACCTACATCTTGACTTCAAATATACCTGATTCATCACCATCAGATTTCAGGGCCATTGGTGATGAAGTTGGtgttgtaaaatttgaaaaagtattttGCAGCACCCTTGAAAATGTGAAGGATGAAACCGATATTATTTCAGTGATAAATTCAAAAAGTTGTTGGAATAGTTCATTTGCTGACCTCAATCAAGTGACCAATCACTATCACCATGGGGTCCACCTTGATCAAGCAAGTGAAGTGTTGAAGCTGATTTGTGGATGTAAGTTCTCAGAAACTATTATGAAGTACCTCTTTGAGATGCTGCGGAGCTTGGATACAGATCCACCTGATTTGGATGCTATCAGACTATATATTACTTTGCCAATGGTATTTGAGCATATGGAAGACTCGGTTCAGAAATTAGAAATGATCCGTTTCTTCTTCATTAAACTGTCACATATGGAAAAAGTTGTCTGGAAAGTTTTGGAAAGATGGTATAAGTCATCAGAAGTGGCCTTTGTCAATATTGTACATTTAGGCAAAGCGTTGATGCTTGATAACTTAAGATATCTTTTTCTCACTGGTGGAGATGCCGGGCTGAGATGCCAAAATGTTATGAAAATACTAAACAGTCATAATGAAATATCTAAAATCACTAGTTATAAAGCATTTCACCTTTCTTTAACCGAACAATTCATAAAAAGTAACCTGGAAGTTGTCCGTATTTTACTTCTGAAATACCCCTTTCTTGGTGATGCGAAGTCTAAAGCTACTCTACTTCTGTTGGATGCAAAAAACAGGAAGAATAAAGCAAATTTTCGAGAAAGAATAGATATAATGTTTGGTCAATTTCTACCTTTTTTGGGTTTACCTCCCAAAATACGTATATCTGTTAACAGGTCATCACTCGTCGCTGACTCTGTGCAACAGTtgcaaaatgttgaaaatttgagCCGGCCATTTCATGTTCAGTTTCAGGGCGAAGAGGGAATAGATGATGGAGCAATAAATAAGGAATATTTCATGCTTATTCTGCCGGAACTGTTGACCAATTATGAATTGTTTTCGGGGAATGATGATTCAAATTACTTGTGGTTTTCTACTTCTTACATTGATGCAAAGGAACCATTATACAATCTTGTGGGAAAGCTGTGTGGCATTGCTCTGTGTAACAACACTGTTGTAAATGCAAATTTCCCACTTGTCTTGTATAAAAAGTTATTAGGACAGGAGCCAGACCTTGATGACTTCAAGGAATTTGAACCAACATTTGGCAATAGCTTACAACAAATACTTGATTTTGAAGAACAAGAGGACCAAACAGTTGAAGAAGTTTTTGAACTTACCCTCGTGTCATCTAAGGGTGTTCCATTGAAACCCAATGGACATGAAATACCTGTTACATCTGTAAATAGAGATGAATATGTACGACTCTGTGTGAACTATGTTGTGAATAAATCTGTTGAAAAGCAGTTTAGCTCATTTCAAAACGGTTTTTCTAAAGCTTGCTCTGgtgaaatttttgatattttcagacCAGAAGAGCTCATGGAAATGGTAGTTGGTAAACAAGATTTTAGTTGGGAAGAAGTGAAAGCGTCCATGGATGCTTTTTCAGTTTCAGATGAATTTAGTGAAGTGTGCGAATGGTTTTGGGAAGTATTGCTTAGTTTTAATGATGAAGAGAAAgagcaatttctcatatttttgaccGCTTCCAACAAGGTGCCTGTATCTGGattcaaatttgagatacagcaGATTGAAGCTAATGATAAGTTATTGCCGATTGCCATGACCTGTTATAATATTCTTCAATTACCCGTTTATTCAAGTAAAGTAGTTTTGGAAGATCGGTTAAATCTGGCGATTCAATGCAAGGGATTTCATTTAAA AATGATAGACAGCATGCTGGCATGTGGAAATGGTGCGTTGGTGGATTCCCTCGGTCGGAAACAAGATGTAACGTCATTGGAAAAACTTTCAATAGCAGGTGATGGTATCAAGAATGTTGCTCTCACACGTGACAATGCTTACATTCTCTACCATGATGGAACAATTAGGGCCTATGTAGCAGAGAAAGATACACATGCAGATAACGAATTACTTAATGTTATAAAAGATATAAAAACTCTGAATATCCATGCTGGTGTACATGGCCAAGTGTTCGTGATTGATGAAAATGGAAAGGCTTATGCATGGGGTTGTAATGATCACGGACAGCTAGGTCTAACAGATGCGGATGATTTTGTCTCTCTACCAATGAGTGTTCCATTCACTAACAAGAAGAAAGTGGTGCAGGTCGCTTGTGGAAATACTCATACTTTGATACTCTTGAAAAATGGGGATTTGTTTTCAATGGGAGATAATGAATATGGACAGCTTGGACTTAAAAACAAATGTCCTGTGAAAGAACCAGAACGTATCACCACTTTGGAGAATGTTCCCATTTTGAGGATTGCAGCAGGAGGTTGGCATTCATTTTGTTTATCGCTATCAGGAATCTTGTATTCATGGGGAAGAAATAATTTTGGCCAGTTAGGCGTCGGAGATTTCATGGATCATTCTTCTCCACTGATTATAAAAATGTCATCAAAACTTCCCATCGCTTATGTTTCAGCTGGTGACTATCACAGTGCTTTATTAACAAGGGATGGACAGATGTTTTCTTTTGGTCTTGGAGCATTTGGCCAGTTGGGACATGGTGTTCCATGTAACAATGAGTCAAAACCAAAGCAAGTCGAGGAATTCAGTGGAAGTGTTGTAACACAAATCGCTTGTGGGCAAAATCACACAGTTGCTTTTAGCCCTGATTGTAAGCAGGTTTTTGCGTTTGGAAGTTGTTCAGATGGACAACTTGGTATTGGAATCAAAAAAGACAAAATTCCAGATCCCATGATGGTTAATATACCACAAAGTAGTGATGAGAATGGTAACAATAaagtaaaacaagtatttgcaGGTGGTATTCAGACAGTTGTTTTGTTAGAAAAATCAGTCGGTGCTGACATTTTACAGCAAAAAGATTTCAGGATACTTGATTCAGATCAACATATTTTGACCTTGGAtgaaaattattgcaaaattatATCAAAACTGCCAAGAAATAGTGAAATGCCAGCTGATATCGAGCAAAAACTCATTTCAATTATATCATCACAAAAATGTTTGACTGGTTCGTTCCACTTGGAGGTTGTAAGGAATGAAGTTGTCTCTCGCAGTTTTGATTTCGATAAAGTTGAAACACTTTTGTCTCAAATCTTTGAAAGCAAAAATGAAGCAGTTGAAAAACTTATTGTTAAAGTTCTGTGTGACAATGTTTTATCTCGTCGTCCTAAAGATGATCCAGATACAGAGTCACTTAAATATTTCCTTCTGATGCCGTTTTTGATTTCACCCATCAAATGTGTTGTCAGCAGAGCTAAATGCTTCTTTCTCTTCATTAGAAAACTGGTTACAATGAAAGCAAAATATTGGGGGGAACTTTCCAGTTGGTATAAAACATCTTCATCAGTGTTTTCAGCACTTGTTAAATTGTGCTGTATACATATTGCAGATGgtttgttgaaaaaatttgagGTCTCGAGTGATGCTGCTCAAAATGAACTGAATTTAGTAAAGAAATTACATAAATTGAATTGTAAGCATCACATCATTCCTTTTGATGAATTCTATCTTCCTGTCAAATTTAGTCTGGAATTTTTGAATGAACAGATGAGACAAAAGAAACAGAACAAAACTCCATTGATATTTTCATGCCCATTTCTGTTCAATATTGGGGTGAAAAAAGATTTGCTATCATGCGATCTATCTCATGCACTGCCATTTTATATCTTTCCGGTTTATAGCGAGTTGATAGTGAACAGGGAAAATGTTTTCGAAGATGCTATTAAACAATTGGATTTTATAAAAGATCCAGCCTTGAAACTGTACATTGTTTTCGAAGGGGAAGAAGGAATGGACTATGATGGGTTGACAAAAGAATTTTTTAGGCTTGTTTTCCAAGAAATATGCCAACCAAGCTCGGGACTATTCATTGAAGATGAAAAATCTCGTATGATGTGGTTCACTAACAACACTGATGAAACAAAGTATTATTACGTCGGCATGCTATGTGGGCTCGCTCTCTATAACACTGCAATAATGGATTACCCTCTTGCAAGTATGATGTTCCCTCTTGCTTTGTATAAAAAATTGCAAGGAGTTGAAATAAATCTTGATGATTTCAAGCAAATATTTCCATCATTTGGCAATAGTTTGCAGAAGTTAATTGACAGTGAAGAGATTGTGCAAGATAAACacaaatatcattttgtttcaaatagtGGCGAACCTTTGAAAAAGCGTGGTCAACATTTGGCTGTTACCAACtcaaacaaaaatgaatatgtGAAACTACAAGTTGATTATGTACTTAATAAATCTATCAAAAAACAGTTTGATAGCTTTAAAAAGGGTTTTGAAAAGGTGTGTACCAGTCCAGTTATGAAACTTTTTCGGCCCGAGGAATTAATGCGGGTATCagcgtataaaaaaaaattgaattggaAAAAACTTCAGAAGAATGCTGTGATTCATCCACTTTCCGACACTTTCAAACAAGTGTGTGATTGGTTCTGGGAAATAGTTCACCATATGACAGAAGAAGATAAAGCAAAGCTTCTAATCTTCCTTACTGGAACTGATATAGTCCCACTTAAGGGTATGAAAgataaactgaaaatatatgaaaaatttgatgACGAAGGAAATCCAAATGATGCTCTTTTACCAGTAGTTCAAACATGTTTTCTGACTCTGGAGCTGACTTTGTATTCCAGCAAAGAGGTTTTAGAAGAACGCCTTAGAGTAGCAATGAATTGCAAAACATTTGGTATTTTGTAA
- the LOC120347312 gene encoding putative helicase mov-10-B.1, with protein MPWSSNARNVGESFLKFIIQKSNNKIRWKWSDMEAEYNTYKIEHSTDISFGQVLYCLSPLCYNPPYFLRVLGSNWIVVFKRTQLDKYLGHYSKPKRFSLKNSSSSSANGGSKNSQTLPKQKDRKKREPGLGIQHDRTSRKNVKDEKNKNTQNEPTFRGEKNSQGKISLVSDTKIDNQNTGEATAKSKIRAVKGQLNGNLKETDHLCLGMPLKNIQSNVTTNKTTCNAITDNSEMLDVTDGTKGSAQGQKIPEIIKDSPRRGSRKVRIDMQYQRSTIPGVLPPSLPCLQDKDSGGNYQLPEYEVDKSFQYKKHINKLKKSLNSKLYAEKFHTLLYIEELQYVKDIKFYATESTLRLNRNLLYLEVPGLAEKRPSLLRGDRVYVIRLDADGNLYDDRYEGYVHIVREKDVGLGFSKKLLGVFQSKMQFSVTFTFNRMPLQLMHRAVDWIRKIPNFDEMLFPTEFPQFKQPDRQLIMFNSKIQKNEKQRTAVHHIVLGITPPIYIIFGPPGTGKTVTMVESILQTLRKCRSRNILVCALSNNACDLLAEKLHEHVDRREMLRLYATSRSWNDVPSKIQDYVDTNHSIGGFMMPSSYDIKKRRIVICTFVTAGRLASKSSLSNHFTNIFIDESGQAFEPECLIAVAGNLAVGGKIVLAGDPKQLGPIVRSPICKMHGLQISLLERLMSTNFLYKKDSETGEYNPQCVTKLVKNYRSHESILKIPNKKFYDNELEVNADQMIRTKLCGWEELPNKDFPIIFHGVQGNQTKEKSSPSYFNPEEVKVVGDYVKKLLDIRGMRKMKPCDIGIVTPYRKQVEKIRNKIKNPNIDVGSVEVFQGQERLVIIISTVRSSKEGLTDDAIFHLGFLCDPKRFNVSLTRPKALLIIVGNPRLLCLDKYWKSLLKYCLKNKAYRGVKFTSDDFEGANNMKEIEDLFDNLEITEDNVDEERHVTDQSSPYWRNEH; from the coding sequence ATGCCTTGGAGTTCTAACGCCCGCAATGTTGGGGAAAGTTTTCTAAAGTTTATCATTCAGAAAAGTAATAACAAAATAAGATGGAAATGGAGTGACATGGAGGCAGAATACAATACATATAAAATCGAACATTCGACCGATATTTCCTTCGGTCAAGTTTTGTACTGTTTATCACCTCTTTGCTATAACCCGCCATATTTTTTACGTGTGTTGGGGAGCAATTGGATCGTAGTTTTTAAGCGCACACAGCTTGATAAATATTTGGGTCATTACTCGAAACCAAAACgtttttcattgaaaaattcatcatcatcatcagcAAATGGAGGGAGCAAAAATAGCCAGACGTTGCCGAAACAAAAAGACAGAAAAAAGAGAGAACCTGGGCTCGGTATTCAACACGACCGTACATCAAGAAAAAACGTTAAAGacgagaaaaataaaaatacgcaaAACGAGCCAACCTTCCGAGGCGAAAAAAACAGTCAAGGTAAAATATCGCTAGTAAGCGACACAAAAATAGATAATCAAAATACTGGAGAAGCAACCGCAAAGTCAAAAATTCGGGCAGTGAAAGGACAATTGAATGGAAATCTAAAAGAGACAGACCATTTATGTCTAGGAATGCCCCTGAAAAATATCCAATCCAATGTAACGACAAATAAAACGACATGTAATGCAATAACAGATAATAGTGAGATGCTTGATGTTACAGATGGCACAAAGGGATCAGCACAAGGTCAGAAGATCCCGGAGATAATAAAAGATTCGCCAAGACGGGGATCAAGGAAAGTTAGGATAGATATGCAATATCAACGCAGTACGATTCCTGGGGTACTGCCCCCATCGCTGCCTTGTCTTCAAGATAAAGATTCCGGAGGCAATTATCAACTCCCGGAATATGAAGTTGATAAATCATTTCAGTATAAGaaacatataaataaattgaaaaagagTCTAAACAGCAAGTTGTATGCAGAGAAATTCCATACTTTGCTATACATCGAGGAACTGCAGTACGTGAAAGATATCAAATTTTATGCAACTGAATCCACACTTCGACTAAATCGTAATCTACTGTATTTAGAGGTTCCGGGACTGGCAGAGAAAAGGCCATCGTTGCTGAGGGGAGATAGAGTGTACGTTATCCGTCTCGATGCTGATGGTAATTTATATGATGATAGATATGAGGGCTATGTCCACATTGTTCGTGAAAAAGACGTCGGTTTGGGATTCAGTAAAAAGCTTTTGGGAGTATTTCAAAGCAAAATGCAATTTTCCGTAACATTTACATTCAATCGAATGCCTCTACAGTTGATGCACAGAGCTGTAGATTGGATACGTAAGATTCCAAACTTTGATGAAATGCTTTTTCCAACTGAATTTCCGCAATTCAAGCAGCCAGATCGTCAGTTGATAATGTTCAATTCCAAAATACAAAAGAACGAAAAACAGAGAACAGCTGTTCACCACATTGTACTCGGTATAACTCCTCCAATATACATTATATTTGGTCCACCTGGAACTGGTAAAACGGTAACGATGGTTGAGTCAATACTGCAAACATTGCGAAAATGTCGATCAAGAAACATTTTAGTATGCGCACTATCCAACAATGCATGCGATCTTCTTGCCGAAAAACTCCACGAACACGTAGACAGAAGAGAAATGCTTCGACTTTACGCTACTTCTAGAAGCTGGAATGATGTACCTTCGAAAATACAAGATTACGTCGATACAAATCATTCTATTGGAGGATTTATGATGCCATCATCATATGATATCAAAAAACGTCGCATTGTTATTTGCACCTTTGTCACTGCGGGTCGACTCGCTTCCAAATCTTCACTTTCAAATCATTTCACCAACATATTTATCGACGAATCCGGCCAAGCATTTGAACCTGAATGTCTAATAGCAGTGGCTGGTAATTTGGCTGTTGGCGGTAAAATTGTGTTGGCGGGTGATCCGAAACAACTAGGGCCAATTGTCCGCTCACCGATATGCAAAATGCATGGACTTCAAATTTCACTACTTGAAAGGCTCATGAGTACAAATTTTTTGTATAAGAAAGACAGTGAAACTGGAGAATACAACCCTCAGTGCGTCACAAAATTGGTGAAAAATTATAGGTCCCACGAAAGCATTCTGAAGATACCTAATAAAAAGTTTTATGATAATGAACTGGAAGTAAATGCAGACCAAATGATTCGAACAAAACTGTGTGGCTGGGAAGAGCTTCCAAACAAGGACTTTCCGATCATTTTTCATGGTGTACAAGGAAACCAAACTAAAGAAAAATCAAGCCCTTCTTATTTCAATCCCGAAGAGGTCAAAGTAGTTGGTGATTACGTGAAAAAATTATTGGACATACGGGGTATGCGGAAAATGAAACCATGCGACATCGGTATAGTAACTCCATATCGTaaacaagttgaaaaaattaggaacaaaataaaaaacccAAACATTGACGTTGGGAGTGTTGAAGTCTTTCAGGGACAAGAAAGACTAGTCATTATTATAAGTACAGTACGAAGCAGCAAAGAGGGCCTTACTGACGATGCTATTTTCCATCTTGGATTTCTATGTGACCCGAAAAGGTTCAACGTTTCTCTCACAAGACCAAAAGCCCTTCTAATTATAGTTGGGAATCCTAGATTGCTGTGCTTGGATAAATACTGGAAATCGTTGctgaaatattgtttgaaaaacaaAGCTTATCGTGGAGTAAAATTTACTTCTGATGATTTTGAAGGTGCTAATAACATGAAAGAAATTGAAGATCTTTTTGATAATTTGGAAATAACCGAAGACAACGTAGACGAAGAAAGACATGTTACTGATCAATCATCTCCGTACTGGAGGAACGAACATTAA